From one Aggregicoccus sp. 17bor-14 genomic stretch:
- the argF gene encoding ornithine carbamoyltransferase, which translates to MKKRDFLRLSDLKPSEHRALLARAHELKSLRRQKKVLRTLEGRTLVLIFEKASTRTRLSFEAAMGQLGGQAITLPFDGSQMARGEPLADTARVVSGYADAIMMRTFADSRIQEFAKAATVPVINGLTDGAHPVQLLADLMTVEERLGSIEGRQVAFVGDGATNMALSWMEAARLFGFTLRLAAPEGYRPPEAEVQACGSHLRLTASPAEAVKGAEVVVTDVWTSMGQEAETQKRKEAFTGFCVDERLMAHAHPSAIVLHCLPAHRGEEISAGVLDGPQSAAWDEAENRMHAQKALLELLLLG; encoded by the coding sequence GTGAAGAAGCGCGACTTTCTCCGCCTCTCGGACCTGAAGCCCTCGGAGCACCGCGCGCTGCTCGCGCGCGCCCACGAGCTCAAGAGCCTGCGCCGCCAGAAGAAGGTGCTGCGCACGCTGGAGGGACGCACGCTCGTCCTCATCTTCGAGAAGGCGAGCACCCGCACGCGCCTGTCCTTCGAGGCGGCCATGGGGCAGCTGGGCGGCCAGGCCATCACCCTGCCCTTCGACGGCAGCCAGATGGCGCGCGGCGAGCCGCTCGCGGACACCGCGCGCGTCGTCAGCGGCTACGCGGACGCCATCATGATGCGCACCTTCGCGGACTCGCGCATCCAGGAGTTCGCGAAGGCCGCCACCGTGCCCGTCATCAACGGCCTCACGGACGGCGCGCACCCGGTGCAGCTGCTCGCCGATTTGATGACCGTGGAGGAGCGGCTGGGCAGCATCGAGGGGCGCCAGGTCGCCTTCGTGGGCGACGGGGCGACCAACATGGCGCTCTCCTGGATGGAGGCCGCGCGCCTCTTCGGCTTCACGCTGCGGCTCGCGGCGCCCGAGGGCTACCGCCCGCCCGAGGCGGAGGTGCAGGCCTGCGGCTCGCACCTGCGGCTCACCGCCTCGCCCGCGGAGGCGGTGAAGGGCGCCGAGGTGGTGGTCACCGACGTGTGGACGAGCATGGGCCAGGAGGCCGAGACCCAGAAGCGCAAGGAGGCCTTCACGGGCTTCTGCGTGGACGAGCGCCTGATGGCGCACGCGCACCCGAGCGCCATCGTGCTGCACTGCCTTCCCGCCCACCGCGGCGAGGAGATCTCCGCGGGCGTGCTGGACGGCCCCCAGTCGGCCGCCTGGGACGAGGCGGAGAACCGCATGCACGCCCAGAAGGCACTGCTCGAGCTGCTGCTGCTCGGCTGA